Proteins encoded together in one Entomobacter blattae window:
- the yidC gene encoding membrane protein insertase YidC, whose protein sequence is MEIKRLFVAIILSALLLFGFEYFIPSQTQKNVQKDIAQTSKNIPAGFNQAAVNKAPMAGLSSQPVSTPSPESESRIPIEGDRVKGTIDLRGAKLDDLLLTDYHETVKDNSPLVRVLSSFHGKQPNYVEIGWVRGAGDTTKLPDEHTLWKTSGTKLTPTTPLILTWDNGEGVEFEIKLLLDHNFMFTVNQTVKNTTAKPITLFPYSRVSRGYTPVETGGYLVHEGPVGVIDGRLQEESYKNLRKNATPPTNIAWNKQAMGGWSGITDKYWLTAVIPYQKDRVTTIYGYVPNEGAGTYKVGYTYQAPVTVSAGGSEQTKSYVFSGAKEVHLLESYEKSLNIPSFWKAVDFGWFAFMTRPIFFVLDWLNTVLGNFGLALMAFTLIVKAIFYPLASKQYHSMGRMKDLQPKMKSIRERFKDDPTAMNREVMMLYKKEGVNPASGCLPMLVQIPVFWSLYKDLYVTIEMRHAPFFGWIRDLSAPDPTNVFNLFGLIPWDPTTISPMLHLGVWGILFGITMFFQQKLNPAPVDPVQQRMFQIMPLVFTFILASQPAGLVIYYCWNNFLSILQQKLIMHRSTKRKGLVTTEKN, encoded by the coding sequence ATGGAAATCAAGCGTCTTTTTGTAGCCATTATTCTTTCAGCCCTGCTTTTATTTGGGTTTGAATATTTTATTCCGTCCCAAACACAAAAAAATGTCCAAAAAGACATAGCACAAACCAGTAAAAATATTCCGGCAGGGTTTAATCAGGCTGCAGTCAATAAGGCGCCTATGGCTGGTTTAAGTAGCCAGCCAGTTTCTACCCCGTCTCCTGAAAGTGAAAGCCGTATCCCCATTGAAGGGGACAGGGTTAAAGGAACGATTGACCTTAGAGGCGCAAAACTTGATGATCTGCTGCTAACCGATTATCACGAAACAGTCAAAGACAATAGCCCGTTGGTACGGGTTCTTTCTTCCTTTCACGGTAAACAGCCTAATTATGTAGAAATCGGGTGGGTTCGTGGGGCGGGTGATACGACTAAACTGCCCGATGAGCATACCTTATGGAAGACCTCAGGCACTAAGCTAACCCCTACGACACCCCTCATTCTAACATGGGATAATGGGGAGGGTGTGGAGTTTGAAATCAAGCTTCTCCTCGATCATAATTTTATGTTTACCGTTAACCAAACAGTTAAAAATACCACGGCCAAGCCTATAACCTTATTTCCCTATTCCCGAGTTAGTCGTGGCTATACACCGGTGGAAACCGGAGGATATCTTGTTCATGAAGGGCCGGTTGGCGTGATTGATGGCCGCTTGCAAGAAGAATCCTATAAAAACCTTCGCAAAAATGCGACACCACCTACCAATATCGCTTGGAACAAGCAGGCGATGGGAGGCTGGTCTGGCATTACAGATAAATATTGGCTGACGGCTGTTATTCCTTACCAGAAAGATCGGGTGACCACAATTTACGGGTATGTTCCCAATGAGGGGGCTGGAACCTATAAGGTTGGTTATACTTACCAAGCCCCTGTTACGGTTTCAGCAGGTGGTAGTGAACAAACGAAGAGTTATGTGTTCTCTGGTGCAAAGGAAGTGCATCTTCTGGAATCTTATGAGAAAAGCCTCAATATTCCCAGCTTCTGGAAAGCTGTAGATTTTGGTTGGTTTGCTTTTATGACCCGGCCAATTTTCTTTGTATTGGATTGGCTCAATACGGTATTAGGGAATTTTGGTTTAGCCCTGATGGCTTTTACCTTGATTGTTAAAGCAATATTTTATCCTCTAGCTTCTAAACAGTATCATTCTATGGGCCGGATGAAAGATCTTCAGCCCAAGATGAAAAGCATACGCGAGCGTTTCAAGGATGATCCGACAGCTATGAACCGCGAAGTGATGATGCTTTATAAAAAGGAAGGCGTTAATCCTGCTTCGGGGTGTTTGCCTATGCTGGTGCAAATTCCTGTGTTCTGGTCTCTTTATAAAGATCTGTATGTGACGATTGAAATGCGCCATGCCCCATTTTTTGGGTGGATACGCGACCTTTCCGCACCAGACCCTACGAACGTCTTTAATCTTTTTGGGCTTATACCGTGGGATCCTACAACAATTTCTCCTATGTTACATCTGGGTGTATGGGGAATTTTGTTTGGAATTACCATGTTTTTTCAGCAAAAACTCAACCCTGCTCCTGTTGATCCCGTTCAACAGCGTATGTTTCAGATTATGCCTTTAGTCTTTACGTTTATTCTGGCCAGCCAACCTGCTGGTTTGGTGATTTATTATTGCTGGAATAACTTTTTAAGCATCCTTCAGCAGAAGCTGATTATGCATAGGAGCACAAAACGTAAAGGCCTGGTAACAACAGAGAAAAACTGA
- the yihA gene encoding ribosome biogenesis GTP-binding protein YihA/YsxC produces the protein MPFSSSKEEQALLEEGRLLFASECKFFLGIQDLKQLGEGQLPEIAFSGRSNVGKSSLLNALAGQNFLARTSSRPGRTQQLNFFSLANRLVLVDMPGYGYAEASKKVKESWQNTMFTFLRARPVLKRVLLLLDARIEVKQNDLQMIDLLNRAAVSFQVILTKCDSLSQPALVAKTGEVNKIVAKQPAAYPHIMLTSSKSGQGIDELRAQLAQLAIPRL, from the coding sequence ATGCCATTTTCGTCTTCAAAGGAAGAACAGGCTTTACTGGAAGAAGGGCGGCTGCTTTTTGCTTCAGAATGTAAGTTTTTTTTAGGAATTCAAGATCTGAAGCAGCTGGGGGAAGGGCAGTTGCCAGAAATTGCATTTTCTGGTCGTTCTAATGTTGGGAAGTCGAGCTTGCTAAACGCCCTTGCAGGGCAGAATTTTCTGGCACGCACTTCCTCTCGCCCAGGAAGGACACAGCAGCTAAACTTTTTTTCTCTGGCAAACAGATTGGTTCTGGTGGATATGCCTGGGTATGGTTATGCGGAAGCTTCTAAAAAGGTTAAGGAAAGCTGGCAGAACACCATGTTTACTTTCTTACGGGCCAGGCCGGTTTTAAAACGTGTTCTCCTCTTGCTTGATGCCCGTATAGAAGTTAAGCAGAACGATCTGCAGATGATAGACCTGTTAAACCGTGCGGCAGTAAGCTTTCAGGTTATTTTAACAAAGTGTGATAGTCTTTCCCAGCCGGCTCTTGTAGCCAAGACAGGAGAAGTTAATAAAATTGTTGCGAAACAGCCTGCCGCTTATCCGCACATTATGCTAACAAGCAGCAAGTCAGGGCAAGGTATTGATGAGTTGCGGGCACAGCTTGCGCAATTAGCGATACCACGTTTGTAG
- the argB gene encoding acetylglutamate kinase, translating to MKLQSSHHPDYHEEAAVLARALPFLRRYAGDTIVVKYGGHAMSSQTLAESFGRDIALLKQVGVNPIIVHGGGPQINAMLEKLAITSQFVEGLRVTDSSMIGVIEMVLSGTVNKQVAALIGSAGAMAVGISGKDGGLIQARKLKKHIKNTATGQKQEVDLGFVGVPVKIDPRVLYALSGSGLIPVVAPIGVGEEDNETYNINADMAAGAIAGSVNATRLLMLTDVSGVMDHNGNLISELTAEEAIKGIESGMITDGMIPKVETCLAAVKAGAKAAVILDGRVAHACLLELFTAAGPGTLIKA from the coding sequence ATGAAGTTACAAAGCTCCCATCATCCAGACTACCATGAAGAAGCCGCTGTTTTAGCACGGGCCTTGCCCTTTTTACGCCGCTATGCCGGCGATACCATTGTTGTAAAATATGGGGGCCATGCGATGAGCAGCCAAACATTGGCTGAGTCGTTTGGGCGTGATATCGCTTTGTTAAAGCAAGTGGGTGTTAACCCTATTATTGTTCATGGGGGTGGGCCGCAAATTAATGCCATGTTAGAAAAATTGGCTATTACTTCCCAATTTGTTGAAGGACTTCGTGTTACGGATTCTTCTATGATTGGTGTGATAGAAATGGTTCTGTCTGGCACCGTTAATAAACAGGTTGCAGCCCTTATAGGGAGTGCTGGGGCTATGGCCGTAGGAATTTCTGGTAAGGATGGCGGGCTTATCCAGGCCAGGAAATTAAAGAAGCACATAAAAAATACTGCTACAGGCCAAAAACAGGAAGTGGATCTGGGCTTTGTAGGGGTCCCTGTTAAGATAGATCCTCGGGTGCTCTATGCTCTTTCTGGCTCTGGCCTTATTCCGGTGGTAGCCCCTATTGGTGTGGGGGAGGAAGATAATGAAACCTATAATATTAACGCTGATATGGCCGCTGGGGCGATTGCTGGGAGCGTAAATGCCACACGTTTGTTGATGTTAACAGATGTGAGTGGGGTTATGGACCATAACGGTAATTTGATTTCTGAATTGACCGCAGAAGAGGCCATTAAGGGCATTGAAAGCGGCATGATTACCGATGGAATGATCCCTAAAGTGGAAACGTGCCTTGCAGCGGTTAAAGCTGGTGCAAAAGCTGCTGTGATTTTAGATGGCAGGGTGGCGCATGCTTGCTTGTTAGAGCTTTTTACAGCAGCTGGGCCGGGCACTTTGATAAAAGCGTAA
- the dapD gene encoding 2,3,4,5-tetrahydropyridine-2,6-dicarboxylate N-succinyltransferase translates to MTQELKCYIVKEVFVDNGTFQKQIEALWERRDNLSSSAGQEEKAIIERVLLALDHGKLRVAEPSENGWIIHEWVKKAILLSFRVNDNKVMIDAAPFGYDKVPLKFNRWTEKDFAQAGFRVVPGAVVRRSAFIAPGVVLMPSFVNVGARVDSGTMIDTWSTVGSCAQIGKNCHISGGVGIGGVLEPLQAAPVIIEDDCFIGARSEIAEGVIVERGSVISMGVFIGASTKIIDRKTGEIFMGRVPAYSVVIPGVMPAKNTAENGEPSPGLACAVIVKRVDERTRSKTSINELLRD, encoded by the coding sequence ATGACTCAAGAATTAAAGTGTTATATCGTAAAGGAGGTTTTTGTGGATAATGGAACTTTTCAAAAGCAGATAGAGGCTCTTTGGGAGAGAAGGGATAATCTGTCCTCTTCAGCAGGTCAGGAAGAAAAAGCAATTATTGAGCGTGTCTTGCTGGCGCTAGATCATGGAAAGTTGCGTGTTGCAGAACCTTCAGAAAATGGCTGGATTATTCATGAATGGGTCAAAAAAGCAATTTTGCTGTCCTTTCGGGTGAATGACAATAAGGTTATGATAGATGCTGCCCCGTTTGGATACGACAAGGTCCCTCTAAAATTCAATCGATGGACTGAAAAGGATTTTGCCCAGGCGGGCTTTCGTGTTGTTCCTGGTGCGGTTGTGCGCCGTTCTGCCTTTATTGCACCAGGGGTTGTGCTTATGCCAAGCTTTGTAAATGTGGGGGCTAGGGTGGATTCTGGCACGATGATCGATACTTGGTCAACCGTTGGGAGCTGTGCGCAAATAGGGAAGAATTGTCATATTAGTGGGGGTGTGGGCATTGGTGGGGTATTGGAGCCATTGCAAGCTGCCCCTGTTATTATTGAAGATGATTGCTTTATTGGTGCCCGCTCGGAAATTGCAGAAGGTGTGATTGTTGAGCGAGGAAGTGTTATTTCCATGGGGGTCTTTATTGGTGCTTCCACCAAAATAATCGATCGTAAAACAGGTGAAATCTTTATGGGACGGGTACCAGCCTATTCGGTTGTTATTCCGGGGGTTATGCCCGCTAAAAACACAGCCGAAAATGGAGAACCATCACCAGGTTTGGCCTGTGCTGTTATAGTTAAGCGGGTTGATGAACGGACCCGCTCAAAAACTTCAATTAATGAATTGCTAAGGGATTAG
- the dapE gene encoding succinyl-diaminopimelate desuccinylase has protein sequence MGYSSGSIDDNDVVEFAQALLKKASVTPADEGVQGILISQLERMGFSVTLLPFGSGEKKTLNFFARLGEHSPHICFAGHTDVVPPGGEGWVHAPFSGVVEKDILYGRGACDMKGGIAAFVCAVEKILKTWDRRKGSISFLITGDEEGTGEFGTKCVLEWMKAQNQIPDFCLVGEPTNPNILGETIKIGRRGSLNARVVIKGVQGHVAYPHRADNPLHKLASLLNFLVTHELDKGNEWFEPSSLQVTSIDTGNDVTNLIPGEVEIRLNIRFNTEHTGQSLKTWLNESIERFIPHYSLEVAISGEAFLTPLGVEVSELQKVILEQTGRNARLDTGGGTSDARFITHYCPVAEFGLVGQTMHKVNEQVQLSDLRGLETIYRLFLQKMLCGAGHETV, from the coding sequence ATGGGCTACTCTTCTGGATCAATTGATGATAATGATGTTGTAGAGTTCGCCCAGGCTCTGCTGAAAAAAGCTTCAGTCACACCGGCTGATGAGGGCGTGCAGGGTATTCTCATTTCTCAACTTGAGCGTATGGGGTTTTCAGTGACTCTCCTTCCGTTTGGAAGTGGCGAAAAGAAAACCCTGAATTTCTTTGCCCGGTTAGGAGAGCATTCCCCCCACATCTGTTTTGCCGGTCATACGGATGTTGTTCCCCCCGGAGGAGAAGGGTGGGTTCATGCGCCTTTTTCTGGTGTGGTAGAAAAAGACATTCTTTATGGTCGAGGTGCTTGTGATATGAAAGGTGGCATAGCTGCCTTTGTCTGCGCTGTTGAGAAGATACTTAAAACCTGGGACCGTAGGAAAGGCTCAATAAGTTTTCTTATTACGGGAGATGAGGAAGGAACTGGAGAGTTCGGTACAAAATGTGTGCTGGAATGGATGAAAGCCCAAAACCAGATTCCTGATTTTTGCTTGGTAGGGGAACCCACAAATCCCAATATATTGGGAGAAACCATAAAAATAGGCCGTCGGGGAAGCCTGAATGCAAGAGTTGTTATTAAAGGGGTACAAGGGCATGTGGCTTACCCGCATAGAGCCGATAATCCTTTGCATAAATTAGCCTCATTACTGAATTTTCTTGTCACTCATGAGTTAGATAAGGGGAATGAATGGTTTGAACCCTCTTCCTTGCAGGTTACCAGCATTGATACAGGCAATGATGTTACAAACCTCATTCCTGGAGAGGTGGAGATTCGCCTCAATATTCGTTTTAATACAGAGCATACAGGGCAGAGTTTAAAGACGTGGCTGAATGAGAGTATTGAGCGTTTTATACCGCATTATTCTTTAGAGGTCGCCATAAGTGGTGAGGCCTTTTTAACCCCACTAGGCGTTGAAGTTTCTGAACTCCAGAAAGTCATTCTGGAGCAGACAGGTCGAAATGCTAGACTCGATACTGGGGGTGGAACGTCGGATGCACGTTTTATAACACACTATTGCCCAGTCGCTGAGTTTGGTCTTGTGGGGCAAACCATGCATAAGGTTAATGAGCAGGTTCAGTTGTCAGATCTTAGAGGGCTTGAGACTATTTATCGTCTATTTTTACAGAAAATGTTATGCGGGGCTGGCCATGAAACAGTATAA
- the truA gene encoding tRNA pseudouridine(38-40) synthase TruA has translation MGISRWAVKLEYCGSAFSGWQRQESALSIQQVLEEAAQKLSGGIPVSSITAGRTDAGVHALGQVAHLDFPDSVFYNSKKIRDGLNFHLIPHNVAILDAAPVDKEWSARFSAISRSYRYIILNRPSRPALDENRVWHVKRTLNPNLMAEGAQFLIGKHDFSSFRATACQAKSPFRSISNIHIIQQEDRIIIDISARSFLHHQVRNIVGTLKLVGEKTWHPLQVKSALEARNRSAAGPTAPACGLYLTHIGYQPDPFENPTAQTTRGNQLVDKERS, from the coding sequence ATGGGTATTTCCCGCTGGGCTGTTAAGCTTGAATATTGTGGTTCTGCATTTTCTGGCTGGCAACGCCAGGAGAGTGCCTTATCTATCCAACAAGTTTTAGAAGAAGCAGCCCAAAAGCTTAGCGGTGGCATTCCTGTGAGCAGTATTACAGCCGGCCGAACAGATGCGGGCGTCCATGCCCTTGGGCAGGTTGCCCACCTCGATTTCCCAGACTCTGTTTTTTATAATAGTAAAAAAATCAGGGATGGTCTTAACTTCCATCTTATCCCCCACAATGTTGCTATTCTTGATGCTGCTCCTGTGGATAAAGAGTGGAGCGCCCGTTTTTCTGCCATTTCACGAAGCTACCGCTACATTATTCTCAATCGGCCATCTCGCCCAGCTCTAGACGAAAACCGAGTTTGGCACGTTAAGCGCACCCTAAACCCCAACCTTATGGCTGAAGGGGCACAGTTTCTCATCGGAAAACACGATTTTTCCTCTTTCAGGGCCACAGCCTGCCAAGCCAAATCGCCTTTTCGTTCCATTAGCAACATTCACATTATCCAACAAGAAGACCGCATTATTATTGATATTTCGGCACGGTCTTTTCTGCATCATCAGGTAAGGAATATTGTGGGCACTTTAAAGCTGGTGGGAGAAAAAACATGGCACCCTTTACAAGTGAAAAGTGCGCTAGAAGCCCGTAATCGCTCTGCCGCAGGTCCCACCGCCCCAGCTTGCGGACTCTACCTGACTCATATAGGCTATCAACCAGATCCCTTTGAAAACCCCACCGCCCAAACCACAAGAGGCAATCAACTCGTTGATAAAGAAAGATCGTGA
- the fmt gene encoding methionyl-tRNA formyltransferase, whose product MAKLKIVYMGTPDFAVPALKTLHEKGHIIACVYTQPPRKAGRGYKVIPSAVQSYAEKLSLPIRSPLKLKNNLEEQVHLLALKPDVIVVAAYGLILPKEVLNIPPKGCLNIHASLLPRWRGASPIQSSILAGDQESGVSIMKMEEGLDTGPVFLQDQVAITPTTTAQTLHDTLSELGASLLLQVLQIWPTPTPQPDDGVIYAPRLTKQDGAIHWAHPAEQIDRQVRAFTPWPGTYTHYKGEVLKISRVKPVPLPHGMTAHTPGTIIDESLTIYCGEHTALQIESLQRPGGKMLPTAQFLLGYPLPIHSILGQ is encoded by the coding sequence ATGGCAAAATTAAAAATTGTTTATATGGGAACGCCAGACTTTGCTGTCCCCGCCCTGAAAACCCTACATGAAAAGGGCCACATAATAGCGTGTGTGTATACCCAACCTCCCCGTAAAGCAGGACGAGGATATAAGGTTATTCCTTCAGCAGTACAATCCTATGCCGAAAAACTTTCGCTTCCAATCAGATCTCCACTCAAACTTAAAAACAACCTTGAAGAGCAAGTCCATCTTTTAGCGCTCAAGCCTGATGTTATTGTGGTGGCCGCCTATGGGCTTATTCTACCAAAGGAGGTTTTAAACATTCCTCCCAAAGGGTGCCTGAATATTCACGCCAGTCTTTTACCTCGTTGGCGTGGAGCCTCCCCTATTCAGTCTTCTATCCTTGCAGGGGATCAAGAAAGTGGTGTGTCCATTATGAAAATGGAGGAAGGACTCGATACAGGGCCAGTGTTTTTACAAGACCAGGTTGCTATTACACCCACTACAACCGCCCAAACCCTTCATGATACGCTTTCAGAGCTGGGAGCGTCTCTTCTCTTACAGGTTTTACAAATATGGCCCACCCCCACCCCCCAACCTGACGATGGAGTAATCTATGCCCCTCGCCTTACTAAACAGGATGGTGCCATTCATTGGGCACACCCAGCAGAACAGATTGATAGACAAGTACGAGCCTTTACCCCATGGCCCGGAACTTATACCCACTATAAGGGGGAAGTTCTTAAAATAAGCCGTGTAAAGCCTGTTCCTCTTCCCCATGGTATGACTGCTCATACCCCCGGCACCATAATAGATGAATCCTTAACCATTTACTGTGGTGAGCACACAGCCCTTCAAATTGAATCTTTACAGCGTCCTGGGGGGAAAATGCTTCCTACAGCTCAGTTTCTGCTGGGTTATCCCTTGCCAATTCATTCTATTTTGGGACAATAA